CCAAGCCCTTGCCGCTGCGCTGCCATGCCATACCGACCAGCAGCGCGAAATACGCCAGCACGGCAAGCGTGTACAGCCCGGTTTGCAGCGTCCAGCCGCCGCGCAAAAAAGCAATTTCATCGGCAAGAAAACGCGCCACATCGGCATCGGCAACAGCGGGCGCGGGAAACCACGCCATGCTGGTGAGCAGCGCGAAGATGCCCGCCATCAGCCCCGCCCAACTGCGCCGCCACGCCGCCAACATGATGGGAATCAGCAGCAGCGGACGGACATACCAGCTTAATACGTTGTGATGCCGCGCAAACAGCCAATCCTGAAACGCATGGTTCACCAATGCTTGTTCCACAAACACGATGGAAAGGGCGAGAAAAACAAACGCAATGATGCGGCGGGGCATGGGGATTCCTTAGGGTTTGTTGGCAATCAGCTTTTGACGCGGATTTTGCGTCATAAAACGGCAGATGCAAGGCGCAAATGCGAGCTTATACCGCCCATTGAGAGTATTTGCAACGCGGTAGATGCTGTTTTATGACGCAAAATCCGCGTCAAAAGCTGAATGTTAACAGCCCCTAACGGCAGAGGCCGTCTGAAAAAACGAAACCGCTTTTTCAGACGGCCTTTCCGTATTTTTCAGACGGCATCAGAGGCAGCCTGCGGAGCGCAGCGGAGTTGCGAAGCTAAAACCGATTTTAAACCCGTATCACAACCCCAGCTCCCCCCAAATCCCGTCCACTTTCGCCACCACCGCCGCGTCGCGCGTAATCGGCACGCCCCATTCGCGGCTGGTTTCGCCTGCCCATTTGTTGGTCGCGTCCAAGCCCATTTTGCCGCCCAAGCCGCTGACGGGGCTGGCGAAGTCCAGATAATCAATCGGCGTGTTTTCCATCAACACGGTATCGCGCACAGGGTCCATGCGCGTGGTGATGGCCCAGATGACTTGTTTCCAGTCGCGCACGTTGATGTCGTCGTCCACCACGATGATGAATTTGGTATACATAAATTGGCGCAGGAACGACCAGCAGCCCATCATCACGCGCTTGGCGTGGCCGGCGTATTGTTTTTTCATGCTCACCACTGCCATGCGGTAGGAGCAACCTTCGGGCGGCAGATAGAAGTCCGCGATTTCGGGGAACTGTTTTTGCAACAGCGGCACGAAGACTTCGTTCAAAGCCTCTCCCAACACGGCGGGTTCGTCGGGCGGCGCACCGGTGTAGGTGCTGTGGTAAATCGGGTTTTCGCGCATGGTGATGCGCTCGACGGTGAACACGGGGAAGTGGTCTTGCTCGTTGTAGTAGCCCGTGTGGTCGCCGTAGGGGCCTTCCAGCGCGGTTTCGTTGGGGTGGATTACGCCCTCTAACACGATTTCGGCGCGGGCGGGCACTTGCAAATCGCTGCCGAGGCACTTCACGAGTTCGGTGCGTGCGCCGCGCAATAATCCTGCGAACTGGTATTCGCTGAGGGTATCGGGCACGGGGGTTACTGCGCCGAGTATGGTGGCGGGGTCGCAGCCGAGGACAACGGCAACAGGATAGGGCGCGTCGGGGTTTTGGGCGCGGAAGGCTTGGTAGTCCAACGCGCCGCCGCGATGGGCGAGCCAGCGCATGATGAGTTTGTTTTTGCCAAGCAGCTGCTGGCGGTAGATGCCGAGGTTTTGCCGTTTTTTGTGCGGCCCGCGCGTTACCGTCAAGCCCCACGTTACCAGCGGGGCGACGTCGCCCGGCCAGCAGTGCTGAATGGGCAGGTCGTACAGGTTTACCGCGTCGCCTTCCAGCACGATTTGCTGGCAGGGGGCGTTTTTGACGATTTTGGGTGCCATGCTCCAAATGTCTTTGAGCAGCGGCAGTTTGGCGAAGGCGTCTTTGATGCCTTTGGGCGGCTCGGGTTCTTTGAGGTAGGCGAGCGTTTTGCCGATTTCGCGCAACTGGCTGATGTCGCTTGCGCCCATGCCGAGGGCGACGCGCTCAGTTGTGCCGAACAGGTTGGCGAGCACGGGGTAGGCGTAGCGGCTGCCGTCTTGCCGCACGGGGTGTTCAAACAAGAGCGCGGGCCCTTGCGCACGCAGCACGCGGTCGGCGATTTCGGTGATTTCCAGATGGGGGGAGACGGGGGCGGCGATGCGTTTCAGGCTGCCTTGTTGTTCCAGTTGGGCGAGGAAGTCGCGCAGGTCTTGATATTTCACAGGCAGCTGCCCCATGAGTTGAGTTCTTTGCCCTGCAAGCGGTTTTGCTTGTCCATTTTCAGTTTGAGTACAAGGAAATAGCCGTCGCAGATTCTGTTTTTGGCATGGACTTCGGCGCGGCCGTCCGGCAGGTTGGTGGAGGAGTAGCTGGCGGTGGCGGCGTCGTAGTCCAGTTTCACGCCGTGCCGTGCCTGCCAGTCTTTAATCTGCGCCTCATCTGCGCCGACAGGCAGCTCGTCCACGCGGTTTTGCCATTGGGCTTTGGCGGCGGCGATTTGTTGGCGGGTGGTTTTGTCTGCGTCGCCTGCGTCGGAAGCAGGCAGGCTGCACGCGGCCAGCAGCAGGAGGGCGGCAGCAGCAGCGGACATAAACGGTTTCACGGGGTTTCTCGCTTTCTTTGGAGGGTGAATGGGGGGGGGGCAGGCAGCCGGAAAGCTGCGATACGGTTTTTCAGACGGCCTCTTGTTATTTTCGGCAAAAAGACAAAAACCGCCGGCAATGATACCCCACTGCCGACGGTTTGCGCTGCGCTGTTTTGCCCGGGGGCTGTTTGCAATTGGTCTGCGCAGCGGGTTTTGCGTCAGAAATCGGCAGATGCGAGGCGCAAACCGCAGCAAGGTTGGACACCTTGCGGGGATTTGCAACGCGGCAGATGCCGTTTTATGGCTGCCGTTTTATGGCGCAAAAACCGCCGTAACACCAAATGCAAACAGACCCTAACGGAAGGCGCGGATGATGGCTGCCGTGCCGCCGATCAGGCCGACCGCACCGGCGGCGGTGCCCATGCCCTGACGGATGCTGTCGTGCTTGTTGGCGCGTTTTTCGCGTTCCAGTGCCAGCTCTTCGGACACGTTGGCGCGCTGGCGGCGGTGCTGTTCGAGCTGGGCGCGGCTGATTTGCGCTTCTTTGCGGTTGCGGCCGGCGTTGATGGCGGCGTTGTCGTCGCCGATGGCGTAGTCGCCGACCGACTGGCCGGGGCTGGTGCAGGCGGATAAGGCCAATGCGATCATCAGGGAGGCGGCTAATGCTTTCATGTTCAAACTCCTATGTTCCTGTTATTTAATATGTTTGCGGTTTAACGCAGGATATAGACGCGGCGGCCTTCGTTGGCGCGGCGCACGGCGTCGGCGGCGTTCATCATTTCTTCGCGGTCTTCGGCGCGGCGTTCGGCGCGTTCGGCACGCTCGGCGCGGTTGACGGCCTCGGCGTTTTGTTCCAACTCGGCGGGGGAAAGGCGGCTGACATAAGGCTGGCTGCCGACGCACGCGCTGAGCGAAACGGCGGCGGCCAAGGCCAAAACGGCGGATTTCAACATGGTTGTTCCTTTGTTCGGATGATTAAAAACAACAAAATTCTGTTTACCGAATTTAACCAAAATGCTGCCGTCCATCAAGTAATTCCTCCATGAAACCATATTCCGCCCGCCCTCTGCTGTAACGGGAAAACGCCGTTGCTTTGCGGGCGCGTTGCGCCGCCGCGCCGGACGGTTTCGGCTGCGCCGAAGCTGCGTTTTCAGACAGCCTGTTTGCCTGCTCTCTGTCCACTGTTGTCTGCCGGGATCTGTTTGCAATTGGCACTCGCAAAACTTTACACAAACCAGTATGATGGCAGCCTTTTTTATTATCCCGTTTTGCCCGCCGCCCGTTTTTCAGACGGCCTCTGCTTTTGCATACGGCGGCAAACGGGCAGGCCAACATCAAGGAGGCGTTCCGTGTCGGAACAACAAGAACAACGCGCAACCTTTTCCAGCCGCAAGGCGTTTATCTTCGCCGCCATCGGCTCGGCCGTGGGGCTGGGCAACATCTGGCGGTTTCCCTATGTCGCCTACGACAACGGCGGCGGGGCGTTCGTCATCCCCTACCTCGTCGCCCTGCTCACGGCGGGCATCCCGCTTCTGCTTTTGGAATACGCCATCGGCCACCGCTATCGCGGCTCGCCCCCGCTGGCCTTCCGCCGCGTGCGCAAATGGCTCGAACCTTTGGGCTGGTGGAACGTGATGACCAACGTCGTCATCTGCATCTACTATGCCGTCATCCTCGGCTGGGCGGCCAGCTACACCTGGTTTTCCTTCACCGCCGCATGGGGCGCGGATCCGCAGGCGTTTTTCTACAACGACTACCTGCGCATGGCCAAAGACCCCGGTGTGAGCCTGGACATGGTGTGGCCGGTGTTCCTGCCGCTCTTGGGCGTGTGGCTGTTTACCATCGCCATTATCGTGCTGGGCGTGCAAAAAGGCGTGGCGCGCTCCTCGGCAGTGTTCATGCCGCTTTTGGTGATTATGTTCCTGATTATGGTGGGCGTCGCCCTGACGCTGCCGGGCGCGGCCAAAGGGCTGGACGCGCTGTTTACGCCCGACTGGTCGAAGCTGGGCGACTCGGGCGTGTGGATTGCCGCCTACGGGCAGATTTTCTTCTCGCTTTCCATCTGCTTCGGCATCATGGTTACCTACTCTTCCTATTTGAAGAAAAAATCCGATTTGGCGGGCACGGGGCTGGTGGTCGGCTTTGCCAACAGCAGCTTTGAAGTGCTCGCCGGCATCGGCGTGTTCGCCGCGCTGGGCTTTATGGCGCAGGCGGCGGGCAAGGAAGTGTCGGAAGTGGCCGCCTCCGGTCTGGGGCTGGCCTTCGTCGCCTTCCCCACCATCATTAACCAGGCACCCTTCGGTACGCTTTTGGGGCTGCTGTTTTTCGCCTCGCTGGTGTTTGCCGGCATCACTTCGATGATTTCGATTGTGGAAGTGATAGTGGCGGCGGTGCAGGACAAATGGCGGCTCGGCCGCGTATCCGCCACACTGGCCGTGGGCATCCCGATGATGATTGTTTCCTCGCTGCTGTTCGGCACAACCACCGGCCTGCCCGTGCTCGACGTGCTCGACAAATTCGTCAACGCCTACGGCATCGTCGCCTCGGGCTTCCTGTATGTGCTGCTGATGGCGGCCACCAAAACCCTACCCAAGCTGGCCGCGCACATCAACGGCATCTCCTCGTTCAAAGTCGGCAAAATCTGGTACGCCTGCGTGGCGGCCACCTTCGGCATCCTCGGCTACATGCTGGTTTCCGACAGCATCAGCCTGCTGGACAAAAACTACGGCGGCTATCCCGACTGGTTTCTCAACATATTCGGCTGGGGCATGTCGCTGGCCCTGGTTGCCGGCGGCCTGCTTCTGAGCGCGCTGCCGTGGAAAAAGGAAGAACCGTTTGACGCCGACGCCGAAGACGTGAAAGGAGACGAAAAATGAACGCTTCCGCCATTGTCATGATGCTGGTCGCGCTGGTGGTGATCTGGGGCGGCTTCGTCCTCGCCATCCTGCGCCTGCCCGAAGAAGACGGCGAATAAACCGCCGCGCCGGAAACGCAAACAAAGAGGCCGTCTGAAAACCGTAAAACACGGTTTTCAGACGGCCTCTGCCCTTAGGTAGGGTGTGTGGCGCAAACCACGCACGCGGTTGCTGCGGACGGCGGCATTCGGTGTTGGAAAACGATAGGCCGTCTGAAAAACGGGTTTGCATTTTTCAGACGGCCTTTGCGCAATAAAAACCGCGTGCGTCGCCTCGTGGCGACACACCCTGCCTTAGGAGGCTGAATCCGCGTACACGGCGGAGGCCGTCTGAAAGGCATAGGCCGCGTGCGTGGCTGCGCCGCACACCCTGCTTCGGCTACGGCGGATTCGGCATAGCGGGACATGGAGCGGTTCGTCAGAACTGTTTGGACACGTCCAAAAACACGCGGTTTTCGTGGCGGCGGTAGTAGAAATGGTTGCTTGCCAGATACGACCATGTCCAGTTCAGGTGCGGGGTGAAGCTTTTCCACGACAGTTTTTTGTGGCCGACGGCGGCGAGGACGAAATATTCCGTGTCGCGGCGGCGGATGTTGAAAAAATCCTCGCTGCGGTAAAGGCTGCGGCGGATGCTGCCGTTAAGCGAAGTAAGCAGGCCGTCGCCGCCTGACCAGCGGCGCGTCCAGCCTGCGCGCAGGCTTGCGTGGCGGTAGGCTTCCGCAGGGTCGCGGGCGTTTTCGCGCCCCGCGCCCGCGCCGAACACGAAATACTGCTGCGGCGAGCTTTGGTACACCAGCGAGAGTGCGCCGCCGTGGCTTGCGCCGTCGAGATAGTCGCGTTCTTCATGCTTTTTATAGCCCGTCTGCCAGCTTGCAAACAGCATGGTTTTCGGCGACAGATTGTGCGAGCGGCGCAGCACGCCGCCTGCGGTGTGCGAATAGGCTTCCGTGCCGTACCAGCGTTTTTCGGCAAAGGGCGTCAGGGCGGTTTCGCCGCTGCCGCTGCGGTACACCGGCCCGGCTTCGATGCGGGCGTTCAAATCGTCGTAATCGTGCGCGTCCCAATAGAATTTGCCGTAAACGGAAGCCTGCACCCGCGCCGCCCAGTGTTTTTTTACGGGCAGGGTTTTGACGGCGGAGGCATCGTAGCCCAGCCCGTGCGCGGCGCGGGGTTCGGGGAAACGCCAGGGGCCGTATTCGCGCTCTTTCGGCGCGCGGCCGACATTGCGATCGGCGAGGTAGTAGGCGTTGGCGTCAAACTGCCAGGCGCGGTCGCGTTTGAGGTAGTCGGAAAAGCTGTTGAGAAAGGCGGCCGCATCGGGCGGCAGTTCGGAGGTTTCCTTCACTTCCGCCACTTCGGCGGCGGCTTCGCGCGTTTGGCCGCTTTGCGACAGGGTGAGCGCGAGTTGCAGGCGTACGGGGGCGTAGCCCGGGTTTTGCGCAAGGATGCCGCGCAGCTTTTCTTCGGCGCGGGCATATTGCCCGTCTTCGCGCAGCAGGAAGGATTCGGCGTAGTCTTCCAGCACCGCGTCGCGCCGTTCTTCGTCCAAACGGCGGTAAAGCGGCAGCAGGAAGCGGATGTTTTCAACCTGCTGCCGCGCCACGGCGGTGTCGAGGACGTTTTGCAGCAAATCGGGCTGCGCGATCAGCTCGTCTTCGCTCATGGAAACAGAGCCGTCGTCTCCTTCATGTTCGGACGCGGGCAGACGGGCTTCGTGCTGCATTTGGCGGATTTGGCTACGGTTGGGGTCGGGGTTGTCGTCGTGCGGCGTGGAAAGGGGATCGGCGGCAGCCGCGCAGGCGGCGGCGCAGAGTATCAGGATGGGATAGCGCATGGCGGTAAAGAGGCCGTCCCCGCCTGTGCGGGGATGGCGTTTCTGAAAAAAAAGGGAAAAACCCGTCTGGCCGGTATGGCGGACGGGCTGACGCTTGGCAAGGCGGACGGGCTTACTGTTTTTTCGCGCCGAAGGAGCCGACTATGCCAAGATAGTTTCCATTATTCTCGCCATAATCAGTTTGTCCTTTAAAAATGCCGCCCAACTCGGCCGCCTTCGGGCCGTAGAAATTGCCCTGCATTTCCACTGCGCCTTTTGTGCCGCTAAACGAGTTGCCGCTGATTTTTCCGGATAAAGCCACATAAGCCTTGGAAGGTGCCACATCAGATGCGTCATAAATCTTTCCGTCAATAGTTTTTTCGCCGAAATCAACATTAAATAAAGACGCATTAAGATACCCTGCGAGAGCAGTTTCGGTATGCACATAACCTTTATAGGTGGCCTTGCCGGATGCGGGCACATCATTGGCGACTGTCAGCTTGCCGTAAGCAAATTCATACGTTTTTTCCTCAGCTCCACTTGAAGTGAAAACTGTGGCCATACCGAAACGGACATAGCTCAAGTTGCTTCCGCTAACTTCGATACTGCCATTTTTATCAATAACTTTCAGTAATTTACCGGCTGTCATTCCCAGGCGGACAACAGTAATCTTATGGCTGCCAATCGTGATAACGGAATCTTTGTCGCCGCTGATACTGGCTTTTGTTACTTTTTCGGGCAAATGCCTAGCCAAACCAGTAACATCATAA
The window above is part of the Neisseria bacilliformis genome. Proteins encoded here:
- the ubiD gene encoding 4-hydroxy-3-polyprenylbenzoate decarboxylase, yielding MKYQDLRDFLAQLEQQGSLKRIAAPVSPHLEITEIADRVLRAQGPALLFEHPVRQDGSRYAYPVLANLFGTTERVALGMGASDISQLREIGKTLAYLKEPEPPKGIKDAFAKLPLLKDIWSMAPKIVKNAPCQQIVLEGDAVNLYDLPIQHCWPGDVAPLVTWGLTVTRGPHKKRQNLGIYRQQLLGKNKLIMRWLAHRGGALDYQAFRAQNPDAPYPVAVVLGCDPATILGAVTPVPDTLSEYQFAGLLRGARTELVKCLGSDLQVPARAEIVLEGVIHPNETALEGPYGDHTGYYNEQDHFPVFTVERITMRENPIYHSTYTGAPPDEPAVLGEALNEVFVPLLQKQFPEIADFYLPPEGCSYRMAVVSMKKQYAGHAKRVMMGCWSFLRQFMYTKFIIVVDDDINVRDWKQVIWAITTRMDPVRDTVLMENTPIDYLDFASPVSGLGGKMGLDATNKWAGETSREWGVPITRDAAVVAKVDGIWGELGL
- a CDS encoding NGK_0946 family protein, whose amino-acid sequence is MKALAASLMIALALSACTSPGQSVGDYAIGDDNAAINAGRNRKEAQISRAQLEQHRRQRANVSEELALEREKRANKHDSIRQGMGTAAGAVGLIGGTAAIIRAFR
- a CDS encoding sodium-dependent transporter gives rise to the protein MSEQQEQRATFSSRKAFIFAAIGSAVGLGNIWRFPYVAYDNGGGAFVIPYLVALLTAGIPLLLLEYAIGHRYRGSPPLAFRRVRKWLEPLGWWNVMTNVVICIYYAVILGWAASYTWFSFTAAWGADPQAFFYNDYLRMAKDPGVSLDMVWPVFLPLLGVWLFTIAIIVLGVQKGVARSSAVFMPLLVIMFLIMVGVALTLPGAAKGLDALFTPDWSKLGDSGVWIAAYGQIFFSLSICFGIMVTYSSYLKKKSDLAGTGLVVGFANSSFEVLAGIGVFAALGFMAQAAGKEVSEVAASGLGLAFVAFPTIINQAPFGTLLGLLFFASLVFAGITSMISIVEVIVAAVQDKWRLGRVSATLAVGIPMMIVSSLLFGTTTGLPVLDVLDKFVNAYGIVASGFLYVLLMAATKTLPKLAAHINGISSFKVGKIWYACVAATFGILGYMLVSDSISLLDKNYGGYPDWFLNIFGWGMSLALVAGGLLLSALPWKKEEPFDADAEDVKGDEK
- a CDS encoding methionine/alanine import family NSS transporter small subunit — its product is MNASAIVMMLVALVVIWGGFVLAILRLPEEDGE
- a CDS encoding porin family protein, whose product is MRYPILILCAAACAAAADPLSTPHDDNPDPNRSQIRQMQHEARLPASEHEGDDGSVSMSEDELIAQPDLLQNVLDTAVARQQVENIRFLLPLYRRLDEERRDAVLEDYAESFLLREDGQYARAEEKLRGILAQNPGYAPVRLQLALTLSQSGQTREAAAEVAEVKETSELPPDAAAFLNSFSDYLKRDRAWQFDANAYYLADRNVGRAPKEREYGPWRFPEPRAAHGLGYDASAVKTLPVKKHWAARVQASVYGKFYWDAHDYDDLNARIEAGPVYRSGSGETALTPFAEKRWYGTEAYSHTAGGVLRRSHNLSPKTMLFASWQTGYKKHEERDYLDGASHGGALSLVYQSSPQQYFVFGAGAGRENARDPAEAYRHASLRAGWTRRWSGGDGLLTSLNGSIRRSLYRSEDFFNIRRRDTEYFVLAAVGHKKLSWKSFTPHLNWTWSYLASNHFYYRRHENRVFLDVSKQF
- a CDS encoding transferrin-binding protein-like solute binding protein codes for the protein MPEKVTKASISGDKDSVITIGSHKITVVRLGMTAGKLLKVIDKNGSIEVSGSNLSYVRFGMATVFTSSGAEEKTYEFAYGKLTVANDVPASGKATYKGYVHTETALAGYLNASLFNVDFGEKTIDGKIYDASDVAPSKAYVALSGKISGNSFSGTKGAVEMQGNFYGPKAAELGGIFKGQTDYGENNGNYLGIVGSFGAKKQ